A single region of the Lagopus muta isolate bLagMut1 chromosome 24, bLagMut1 primary, whole genome shotgun sequence genome encodes:
- the SRSF3 gene encoding serine/arginine-rich splicing factor 3 has protein sequence MHRDSCPLDCKVYVGNLGNNGNKTELERAFGYYGPLRSVWVARNPPGFAFVEFEDPRDAADAVRELDGRTLCGCRVRVELSNGEKRSRNRGPPPSWGRRPRDDYRRRSPPPRRRSPRRRSFSRSRSRSLSRDRRRERSLSRERNHKPSRSFSRSRSRSRSNERK, from the exons ATGCATCGTGACTCTTGTCCGCTGGACTGCAAGGTTTATGTGGGTAACCTTGGGAACAATGGCAACAAAACTGAACTAGAGCGAGCGTTTGGCTACTATGGACCACTGCGCAGTGTGTGGGTGGCCAGGAATCCTCCCGGTTTTGCCTTTGTGGAATTTGAAGATCCACGTGATGCAGCTGATGCTGTAAGAGAACTTGATGGAAG AACCCTGTGTGGGTGTCGTGTCAGAGTTGAACTCTCCAACGGTGAAAAACGGAGTCGGAACCGCGGCCCACCTCCATCGTGGGGCCGGCGCCCTCGAGATGACTATCGCAGGAGGAGTCCTCCTCCCCGCCGCAG ATCACCGCGAAGGAGGAGCTTCTCTCGGAGCCGCAGCAG GTCCCTCTCCAGAgacagaagaagagagagatcACTCTCACGGGAGAGGAACCATAAGCCTTCTCGTTCCTTCTCCAGGTCTCGCAG TCGCTCCAGGTCAAATGAGAGGAAATAA
- the CDKN1A gene encoding cyclin-dependent kinase inhibitor 1 — protein MPLSQSRAGPMPCSSKVCRNLFGPVDHEQIQNDFEELLRQQLEEAQRRWNFNFETETPLEGHFKWERVLLAEQPSRGGFSLAKATSGGDHGSSAPHRVPPKDGVGGAHHGAAQQSSELARVGSPQRLKRGQTTVKDFYSSKRRVVHDKPKL, from the exons ATGCCGCTGTCGCAGAGCAGAGCCGGGCCGATGCCGTGCAGCAGCAAAGTGTGCAGGAACCTCTTTGGCCCCGTGGACCACGAGCAGATCCAGAACGACTTTGAGGAACtgctgaggcagcagctggaagaagcTCAGCGGCGCTGGAACTTCAACTTCGAAACGGAGACACCCCTGGAAGGGCATTTCAAATGGGAGAGGgtcctgctggcagagcagccctCACGGGGGGGCTTCAGCTTGGCCAAGGCCACCAGCGGGGGCGATCACGGGAGCTCAGCACCCCACAGGGTTCCCCCCAAGGATGGTGTCGGTGGGGCTCATCATGgggcagcccagcagagctcGGAGCTCGCCAGGGTCGGTTCTCCACAGCGCTTGAAACGTGGGCAGACCACCGTCAAAG ACTTCTACAGCTCCAAGAGAAGAGTTGTCCACGACAAGCCCAagctgtga
- the RAB44 gene encoding ras-related protein Rab-44 isoform X2 encodes MAEQHVGSRGRRMGSSRRRQLRRDAAEEPPWAAAVMQKVQDVIQEQRGDMEGFITRADMQKLQEEVVPCSTKELELLFDGLDAAGTGQLSVEEFTAGLRRFLSSQKISREHRRRKAASRRSCLVLASPTWEETDSEEKKHFAAFMEQLGVDDRWEEQEIWQLWAKLREDEPQLLGNLEDFLAKMRHRIQEARSKKEALEEALNKRVAEHKQEVQQLCEVLEQQIQEERQRMEQESTARSRLHCAVLQRALDARGREVQRLLAAQEELEAQCRSLSSTQRAASAENRQLEENKRALEEQLQHIHTQLQQSHECLRAAMAQQRAEKPQDEEEAELPSETLPSLQMNPGQQLSEMHVKLGSQGSEPKHRSTHHVVWEKPAADTNTSRLLSVEEDPFPEFLKEERFSGQGSLLREMNDAIAALSRQKLQPLGDAAHCPHDDAEPQTGPSGSAPRGTHISHKVLEEDLREGRAAAELRAGDGTQADVQLLGGSGQAAQRQLQEQVSAQADKGKLHTAPQQPQKPPGIMEAEQAAAGPAETPKQEVPPASALHTGILQGEDAVKDLSGMALGDSPLVEAFSSGAQLSGEQREELDVEKKQEMEKSPGGEPSPGEPEAVTVNGAEAAPKGSLEPDHLYNVLFVGDSHVGKTSFLYRLHADTFNPHLAATVGLDYQVKNLVVDNKRFALRLWDSAGQERYHSVTKQFFRKADGVVLMYDVTSQYSFADVHYWLSCIQEGAEDGVTVLLLGNKTDCAAERQVPKLEGERLAQEHQLLFYECSAASGHNVTESIVSLVRALKVCEDQLRNKAEEIPKLPQKKKGCCW; translated from the exons ATGGCTGAGCAGCACGTGGGCTCCAGGGGTCGGCGCATGGGATCCAGCCGGCGGCGGCAGCTCCGCAGGGATGCGGCTGAAGAGCCACCgtgggcagcagctgtgatGCAGAAAGTCCAGGATGTGATCCAGGAGCAACGCGGGGACATGGAGGGGTTCATCACTCGTGCAGATATGCAG AAACTGCAGGAGGAGGTTGTCCCGTGCAGCACaaaggagctggagctgctatTTGATGGGTTGGATGCTGCTGGCACCGGGCAGCTGAGCGTTGAGGAGTTCACTGCTGGGCTCC GGCGGTTCCTGAGTTCCCAAAAAATCAGCAGGGAGCATCGGCGGCGGAAAGCAGCATCACGGAGGAGCTGCCTGGTCCTCGCCAGCCCCACGTGGGAAGAGACGGACAGCGAGGAGAAGAAACACTTTGCAGCCTTCATGGAGCAACTGGGAGTGGATGACAGATGGGAAGA GCAGGAGATCTGGCAGCTCTGGGCCAAGCTGAGGGAGGATGAGCCCCAACTCCTGGGCAACTTGGAGGATTTCCTGGCCAAGATGAGGCACCGCATCCAAGAAGCCCGGAGCAAGAAGGAGGCCTTGGAGGAGGCCCTCAACAA ACGTGTGGCTGAGCACAAACAGGaggtgcagcagctctgtgaagtCCTGGAGCAGCAGATCCAAGAGGAGCGGCAGCGAatggagcaggag AGCACAGCCCGGAGCCGCCTGCACTGCGCGGTGCTGCAGCGAGCGCTGGATGCCAGAGGCAGGGAGGTGCAACGCTTGCTTGCAGCGCAGGAGGAG ctggaagcaCAGTGCCGCAgtctcagcagcacacagcGAGCTGCCAGTGCTGAGAACCGACAGCTGGAGGAGAACAAGCGGGcgctggaggagcagctgcagcacatccacacacagctgcagcagagccacgAGTGCCTGAGGGCTGCCATGGCTCAGCAGCGGGCAGAGAAACCGCA GGATGaagaggaggcagagctgcccagtGAGACGCTGCCATCCCTGCAG ATGAACCCAGGGCAGCAGTTGTCGGAGATGCACGTCAAGTTGGGCTCCCAGGGCAGCGAGCCCAAGCACAGGAGCACCCACCATGT GGTGTGggaaaagccagcagcagaCACAAACACGTCACGGCTGCTCTCTGTAGAAGAGGATCCCTTCCCCGAATTTCTGAAAGAGGAACGGTTTTCTGGCCAAGGCTCTTTGCTAAGAGAGATGAATGATGCAATagcagctctgagcaggcaGAAGCTGCAACCACTGGGAGATGCTGCTCACTGCCCACACGATGATGCTGAGCCCCAAACAGGACCAAGCGGCTCAGCCCCACGAGGGACCCACATCAGTCACAAGGTGTTGGAAGAAGACCTGAGAGAGGGAcgagctgcagctgagcttcGTGCTGGGGACGGGACACAGGCTG ATGTGCAGCTGCTAGGTGGTTCGGGACAGGCAGCCCAGAGGCAGCTCCAGGAGCAGGTCTCTGCACAGGCAGACAAGGGGAAGCTTCacactgctccccagcagccacagaagcCACCAGGCATTATGGAAGCAGAACAAGCAGCTGCTGGACCTGCTGAGACTCCGAAGCAAGAAGTGCCACCAGCATCAGCCCTTCACACAGGGATCCTACAAGGGGAAGATGCTGTGAAGGATCTCTCAGGGATGGCCCTTGGGGACAGCCCACTGGTGGAGGCGTTCAGCAGCGGGGCACAGCtctcaggagagcagagagaagagctCGATGTGGAGAAGAAACAAGAGATGGAGAAGAGCCCAGGAGGTGAGCCCAGCCCTGGAGAGCCAGAAGCTGTGACTGTGAATGGAGCAGAAGCTGCCCCAAAGGGCTCTCTGGAGCCAGACCACCTCTACAACGTGCTGTTTGTTGGGGACTCCCATGTGGGCAAAACCTCCTTTCTGTACCGACTGCATGCTGACACCTTCAACCCGCACCTCGCTGCCACCGTAG GGCTGGATTATCAGGTCAAAAACCTCGTGGTGGACAACAAGCGCTTCGCTCTCCGCCTGTGGGACTCAGCTGGGCAGGAAAG GTATCACAGTGTCACCAAGCAGTTCTTCCGGAAGGCAGATGGGGTGGTGCTGATGTACGACGTCACATCGCAGTACTCCTTTGCTGATGTGCACTACTGGCTGAGCTGCATCCAG GAGGGAGCAGAAGATGGAGTCACGGTTCTGCTTCTGGGGAACAAAACagactgtgctgcagagaggcagGTCCCTAAGCTGGAGGGGGAGCGCCTGGCTCAG GAGCATCAGCTCTTGTTTTATGAATGCAGCGCTGCCTCCGGCCACAATGTCACTGAGTCCATCGTCAGCCTGGTCAG GGCACTCAAAGTTTGTGAAGATCAATTGAGAAATAAGGCAGAAGAGATACCAAAGCtgcctcagaagaaaaaaggatgcTGTTGGTGA
- the RAB44 gene encoding ras-related protein Rab-44 isoform X1 yields the protein MAEQHVGSRGRRMGSSRRRQLRRDAAEEPPWAAAVMQKVQDVIQEQRGDMEGFITRADMQKLQEEVVPCSTKELELLFDGLDAAGTGQLSVEEFTAGLRRFLSSQKISREHRRRKAASRRSCLVLASPTWEETDSEEKKHFAAFMEQLGVDDRWEEQEIWQLWAKLREDEPQLLGNLEDFLAKMRHRIQEARSKKEALEEALNKRVAEHKQEVQQLCEVLEQQIQEERQRMEQESTARSRLHCAVLQRALDARGREVQRLLAAQEELEAQCRSLSSTQRAASAENRQLEENKRALEEQLQHIHTQLQQSHECLRAAMAQQRAEKPQDEEEAELPSETLPSLQMNPGQQLSEMHVKLGSQGSEPKHRSTHHVVWEKPAADTNTSRLLSVEEDPFPEFLKEERFSGQGSLLREMNDAIAALSRQKLQPLGDAAHCPHDDAEPQTGPSGSAPRGTHISHKVLEEDLREGRAAAELRAGDGTQAGASAGAQEEGAAQGDSVERAGQSLEWMERVLSVQERGAGGEQQVLKEVERPQEALEESTEMGEQAWVGLEGEGWKKKWEKVQLPREGENVEAVLKAREVELPAGSFATDVLQVPGWVEVQMAAVQGVREAPNPEKVDGEDSGAAGHCWGEMERTETELQPLSVADDLGTEQAESVGPEEQLLEEADRAEPRLEGGAGAVVLGEGFSPAEIPARSPADGLVQVGAQALEMEEAEDSPASTLLHGIPSPEALRDGLDDTAVHLREDAEDGGQELTEPGLPIQPVCELQGAGARQAEGAAVELSPQEKAGSLDLLEALSGDTHVKLFAELREIKGSLEAELQPLYPGHQPHSEQAESVGPEMQLVAEVSKPELVEMEGEEDSQVDTQLQWGPSQEAPLEGGGHTAVQLTQEVEHERQDVQHLKEEREMEVVQEEGTYKDELVLISAQELELEEAEDSPASTLLHGIPSPEGARQAEGAAVELPPQEKAGSLDLLEAPSGDTHVQLIAELREVKESLEAELQLLSLGDDLGTEQAASMGPDGQLLEADRTEPRLEGGAGAAAVLGEGLSPAEIPTGSPAPGELVQVSAQELEGKEAEAHGECTGADGKPLCASGLWEGAESPAVALEAAPCMADNTDIWDRNVEPALHPEYTQYAAAEHAQPGLVAVSGPDEQILEETQRESADAEGRPLDGARGLEVVQGARLEAEGRILVEAQHLELKQGHDADAATLASPVSEVPLQISALNPGAMMQEDVLIPDVQLLGGSGQAAQRQLQEQVSAQADKGKLHTAPQQPQKPPGIMEAEQAAAGPAETPKQEVPPASALHTGILQGEDAVKDLSGMALGDSPLVEAFSSGAQLSGEQREELDVEKKQEMEKSPGGEPSPGEPEAVTVNGAEAAPKGSLEPDHLYNVLFVGDSHVGKTSFLYRLHADTFNPHLAATVGLDYQVKNLVVDNKRFALRLWDSAGQERYHSVTKQFFRKADGVVLMYDVTSQYSFADVHYWLSCIQEGAEDGVTVLLLGNKTDCAAERQVPKLEGERLAQEHQLLFYECSAASGHNVTESIVSLVRALKVCEDQLRNKAEEIPKLPQKKKGCCW from the exons ATGGCTGAGCAGCACGTGGGCTCCAGGGGTCGGCGCATGGGATCCAGCCGGCGGCGGCAGCTCCGCAGGGATGCGGCTGAAGAGCCACCgtgggcagcagctgtgatGCAGAAAGTCCAGGATGTGATCCAGGAGCAACGCGGGGACATGGAGGGGTTCATCACTCGTGCAGATATGCAG AAACTGCAGGAGGAGGTTGTCCCGTGCAGCACaaaggagctggagctgctatTTGATGGGTTGGATGCTGCTGGCACCGGGCAGCTGAGCGTTGAGGAGTTCACTGCTGGGCTCC GGCGGTTCCTGAGTTCCCAAAAAATCAGCAGGGAGCATCGGCGGCGGAAAGCAGCATCACGGAGGAGCTGCCTGGTCCTCGCCAGCCCCACGTGGGAAGAGACGGACAGCGAGGAGAAGAAACACTTTGCAGCCTTCATGGAGCAACTGGGAGTGGATGACAGATGGGAAGA GCAGGAGATCTGGCAGCTCTGGGCCAAGCTGAGGGAGGATGAGCCCCAACTCCTGGGCAACTTGGAGGATTTCCTGGCCAAGATGAGGCACCGCATCCAAGAAGCCCGGAGCAAGAAGGAGGCCTTGGAGGAGGCCCTCAACAA ACGTGTGGCTGAGCACAAACAGGaggtgcagcagctctgtgaagtCCTGGAGCAGCAGATCCAAGAGGAGCGGCAGCGAatggagcaggag AGCACAGCCCGGAGCCGCCTGCACTGCGCGGTGCTGCAGCGAGCGCTGGATGCCAGAGGCAGGGAGGTGCAACGCTTGCTTGCAGCGCAGGAGGAG ctggaagcaCAGTGCCGCAgtctcagcagcacacagcGAGCTGCCAGTGCTGAGAACCGACAGCTGGAGGAGAACAAGCGGGcgctggaggagcagctgcagcacatccacacacagctgcagcagagccacgAGTGCCTGAGGGCTGCCATGGCTCAGCAGCGGGCAGAGAAACCGCA GGATGaagaggaggcagagctgcccagtGAGACGCTGCCATCCCTGCAG ATGAACCCAGGGCAGCAGTTGTCGGAGATGCACGTCAAGTTGGGCTCCCAGGGCAGCGAGCCCAAGCACAGGAGCACCCACCATGT GGTGTGggaaaagccagcagcagaCACAAACACGTCACGGCTGCTCTCTGTAGAAGAGGATCCCTTCCCCGAATTTCTGAAAGAGGAACGGTTTTCTGGCCAAGGCTCTTTGCTAAGAGAGATGAATGATGCAATagcagctctgagcaggcaGAAGCTGCAACCACTGGGAGATGCTGCTCACTGCCCACACGATGATGCTGAGCCCCAAACAGGACCAAGCGGCTCAGCCCCACGAGGGACCCACATCAGTCACAAGGTGTTGGAAGAAGACCTGAGAGAGGGAcgagctgcagctgagcttcGTGCTGGGGACGGGACACAGGCTGGTGCGTCTGCAGGAGCTCAGGAGGAGGGGGCAGCTCAGGGAGACAGCGTGGagagagcagggcagagcctgGAGTGGATGGAAAGGGTGTTGTCTGTGCAGGAAAGGGgtgctggtggggagcagcaggtgcTAAAAGAGGTTGAGAGGCCACAAGAGGCACTGGAAGAGAGCACAGAGATGGGCGAGCAGGCATGGGTGGGGTTGGAGGGAGAAGGATGGaaaaagaagtgggaaaagGTGCAGCTCccaagagaaggagaaaatgtgGAGGCAGTCCTCAAAGCTCGGGAGGTGGAGCTCCCAGCGGGCAGCTTTGCTACCGATGTGCTTCAGGTGCCAGGATGGGTTGAGGTgcaaatggcagcagtgcagggggTGAGAGAAGCTCCCAACCCTGAAAAAGTGGATGGAGAGGATAGTGGTGCAGCGGGGCACTGCTGGGGAGAGATGGAAAGGACTGAGActgagctgcagcccctgaGTGTGGCTGATGACCTGGGTACAGAGCAGGCAGAGAGCGTGGGGCCAGAGGAGCAACTGCTGGAGGAGGCTGATAGAGCAGAGCCAAGGCTGGAGgggggagctggggctgtggtgCTTGGTGAGGGGTTTTCCCCAGCAGAAATCCCTGCAAGGAGCCCAGCTGATGGGCTGGTACAGGTCGGTGCTCAGGCACTGGAAATGGAAGAGGCAGAGGACTCTCCAGCAAGCACTCTGCTGCATGGGATTCCCAGCCCAGAAGCCTTGAGGGATGGATTGGATGACACAGCTGTGCATCTCAGGGAGGATGCTGAGGATGGAGGACAAGAACTGACTGAGCCTGGGCTGCCCATTCAGCCTGTGTGTGaactgcagggagcaggagccaggcaggcagagggGGCTGCTGTAGAGCTGTCACCCCAGGAAAAGGCTGGAAGCCTGGATCTGCTGGAGGCCCTGAGTGGTGATACCCATGTGaagctgtttgcagagctgAGGGAGATCAAAGGGAGCctggaggcagagctgcaaCCTCTGTACCCAGGTCACCAGCCACACTCGGAGCAGGCAGAGAGCGTGGGGCCAGAAATGCAACTGGTGGCTGAGGTCAGTAAGCCAGAGTTAGTAGAAATGGAGGGGGAAGAGGACTCTCAGGTGGACACGCAGCTGCAGTGGGGTCCCAGTCAAGAAGCCCCATTGGAAGGGGGGGGGCATACAGCTGTGCAGCTCACACAGGAGGTTGAGCATGAGAGACAAGATGTACAGCACTTGAAAGAAGAGAGGGAGATGGAAGTGGTGCAGGAAGAGGGCACTTATAAGGATGAGCTGGTCCTGATCAGTGCTCAGGAACTGGAACTAGAGGAGGCAGAGGACTCTCCAGCAAGCACTCTGCTGCATGGGATTCCCAGCCCAGAAGGagccaggcaggcagagggGGCTGCTGTAGAGCTGCCACCCCAGGAAAAGGCTGGAAGCCTAGATCTGCTGGAAGCCCCGAGTGGTGATACCCATGTGCAGCTAATTGCAGAGCTGAGGGAGGTTAAAGAGAGCctggaggcagagctgcagctcctgagtTTGGGTGATGATCTGGGTacagagcaggcagcaagcaTGGGGCCAGATGGGCAACTGCTGGAGGCTGATAGAACAGAGCCAAGGCTGGAGGggggagctggagctgctgcagtgcttggtgAGGGGCTTTCCCCAGCAGAAATCCCTACTGGGAGTCCAGCTCCAGGTGAGCTGGTACAGGTCAGTGCtcaggagctggaagggaaggaggcagAAGCCCATGGAGAGTGCACTGGAGCTGATGGGAAACCGCTGTGTGCATCAGGGCTGTGGGAAGGGGCAGAGAGCCCAGCTGTGGCTCTAGAAGCAGCTCCGTGCATGGCTGACAACACAGACATTTGGGACAGGAATGTTGAGCCTGCCCTGCATCCTGAGTATACTCAgtatgctgctgctgagcatgcTCAGCCAGGGCTGGTAGCAGTCAGTGGTCCAGATGAGCAGATCTTGGAGGAAACACAGAGAGAGAGTGCTGATGCAGAGGGGAGGCCTCTGGATGGAGCTCGAGGTCTGGAAGTGGTGCAGGGAGCGAGGCTGGAGGCAGAGGGAAGGATTTTAGTTGAAGCTCAGCATTTGGAACTAAAGCAGGGCCATGATGCCGATGCAGCCACACTTGCTTCTCCTGTCTCCGAGGTACCGTTACAAATCAGTGCGCTAAATCCGGGTGCGATGATGCAGGAGGATGTTCTCATTCCAGATGTGCAGCTGCTAGGTGGTTCGGGACAGGCAGCCCAGAGGCAGCTCCAGGAGCAGGTCTCTGCACAGGCAGACAAGGGGAAGCTTCacactgctccccagcagccacagaagcCACCAGGCATTATGGAAGCAGAACAAGCAGCTGCTGGACCTGCTGAGACTCCGAAGCAAGAAGTGCCACCAGCATCAGCCCTTCACACAGGGATCCTACAAGGGGAAGATGCTGTGAAGGATCTCTCAGGGATGGCCCTTGGGGACAGCCCACTGGTGGAGGCGTTCAGCAGCGGGGCACAGCtctcaggagagcagagagaagagctCGATGTGGAGAAGAAACAAGAGATGGAGAAGAGCCCAGGAGGTGAGCCCAGCCCTGGAGAGCCAGAAGCTGTGACTGTGAATGGAGCAGAAGCTGCCCCAAAGGGCTCTCTGGAGCCAGACCACCTCTACAACGTGCTGTTTGTTGGGGACTCCCATGTGGGCAAAACCTCCTTTCTGTACCGACTGCATGCTGACACCTTCAACCCGCACCTCGCTGCCACCGTAG GGCTGGATTATCAGGTCAAAAACCTCGTGGTGGACAACAAGCGCTTCGCTCTCCGCCTGTGGGACTCAGCTGGGCAGGAAAG GTATCACAGTGTCACCAAGCAGTTCTTCCGGAAGGCAGATGGGGTGGTGCTGATGTACGACGTCACATCGCAGTACTCCTTTGCTGATGTGCACTACTGGCTGAGCTGCATCCAG GAGGGAGCAGAAGATGGAGTCACGGTTCTGCTTCTGGGGAACAAAACagactgtgctgcagagaggcagGTCCCTAAGCTGGAGGGGGAGCGCCTGGCTCAG GAGCATCAGCTCTTGTTTTATGAATGCAGCGCTGCCTCCGGCCACAATGTCACTGAGTCCATCGTCAGCCTGGTCAG GGCACTCAAAGTTTGTGAAGATCAATTGAGAAATAAGGCAGAAGAGATACCAAAGCtgcctcagaagaaaaaaggatgcTGTTGGTGA